From Streptomyces fungicidicus, one genomic window encodes:
- a CDS encoding ABC transporter permease, which produces MSTLAYDGTAMLGRQLRRMRNNPGLLIITQTMPVSMLLFFGYVFGSALALPGAEYRSFLVPGLLVATAAGGVMTGMFQSAQDVHRGVTDRFRTLPVSRAAVPVGQAAADVLVTAAGTVPFLLVGLAVGWRVEGSTLEAVGAVALLLLFRFACVWIGMFLGLLTRNEEAAGQLGGATFLLPLLSSAYIPTAGLPDGLRTVAEWNPISAVATALRELFGNAPVPGGAAWPVAHPVAGSLAWCAVLLAVFVPLAVRQYGHGRR; this is translated from the coding sequence ATGAGCACGTTGGCGTACGACGGCACCGCGATGCTCGGCCGGCAGCTGCGGCGGATGCGGAACAACCCGGGCCTGCTGATCATCACCCAGACGATGCCGGTCAGCATGCTGCTCTTCTTCGGCTACGTCTTCGGCAGCGCGCTCGCCCTGCCGGGCGCCGAATACCGGTCCTTCCTGGTGCCGGGCCTGCTGGTGGCGACGGCGGCGGGCGGCGTCATGACCGGCATGTTCCAGTCGGCGCAGGACGTCCACCGGGGGGTGACGGACCGGTTCCGCACACTGCCGGTGAGCCGGGCGGCGGTACCGGTGGGACAGGCGGCGGCAGACGTGCTGGTGACGGCGGCCGGGACGGTGCCGTTCCTGCTGGTGGGACTCGCGGTGGGCTGGCGGGTGGAGGGGAGCACGCTCGAAGCCGTGGGCGCCGTCGCCCTGTTGCTGCTGTTCCGGTTCGCCTGCGTGTGGATCGGGATGTTCCTCGGTCTGCTCACCCGTAACGAGGAGGCGGCCGGCCAGCTGGGCGGGGCGACGTTCCTGCTGCCACTGCTGTCCAGCGCGTACATCCCGACGGCGGGGCTGCCGGACGGGCTGCGCACGGTGGCGGAGTGGAATCCGATCAGCGCGGTGGCGACGGCGCTGCGGGAGCTGTTCGGCAACGCGCCCGTCCCCGGGGGCGCGGCCTGGCCGGTGGCGCATCCCGTCGCGGGGTCGCTGGCGTGGTGCGCGGTGCTGCTCGCGGTGTTCGTACCGCTCGCGGTACGGCAGTACGGGCACGGGAGGCGGTGA
- a CDS encoding anti-sigma factor, with the protein MSVFDRLPRRGNPHSLAAPYALDALEPAERVRFERHLTSCGRCAAEVRALAEDAVRLAWSTAAPAPAAMRDRVLAAVRTTPQEPAPQDLPRARAPQFPAHVWGAAPPPRARDRRRAPLFVPFATATAAAALVVASLFAVQANRTQDQLNAERDRSREIAHVLAAPDARASSGRDARGRTIGVIASASARGAIVTLGGYGDPPNGRVHQLWLMGDGGRPRSLGLFEGDTPLVASGLDPAATSLAVTVEPEGGSEQPTTQPIVQLALEAVGFGA; encoded by the coding sequence ATGAGCGTGTTCGACCGACTGCCGCGCCGCGGGAATCCGCACTCCCTCGCCGCCCCCTACGCCCTCGACGCACTGGAGCCCGCCGAACGGGTCCGCTTCGAGAGGCATCTGACGTCGTGCGGCCGCTGTGCCGCCGAGGTGCGCGCCCTCGCCGAGGACGCCGTCCGCCTCGCCTGGTCCACGGCCGCCCCCGCGCCCGCCGCGATGCGGGACCGGGTCCTGGCCGCCGTGCGGACCACTCCGCAGGAACCTGCACCCCAGGACCTCCCGCGCGCGCGGGCCCCGCAGTTCCCGGCGCACGTCTGGGGCGCCGCGCCGCCGCCGCGCGCCCGTGACCGGCGCCGGGCGCCGCTGTTCGTGCCGTTCGCTACGGCCACCGCCGCCGCGGCGCTCGTCGTCGCCTCGCTCTTCGCCGTCCAGGCGAACCGCACCCAGGACCAGCTGAACGCCGAGCGTGACCGGTCACGTGAGATCGCCCACGTTCTCGCCGCCCCGGACGCCCGGGCAAGCAGCGGCCGGGACGCGCGGGGCCGCACGATCGGGGTGATCGCCTCCGCGTCGGCCCGCGGCGCGATCGTCACCCTCGGCGGATACGGCGACCCTCCGAACGGACGTGTGCACCAGCTCTGGCTCATGGGCGACGGCGGGCGACCTCGCTCCCTGGGGCTTTTCGAGGGGGACACGCCCCTGGTCGCGTCCGGCCTCGACCCCGCCGCGACATCACTCGCCGTGACCGTCGAGCCGGAGGGCGGCTCCGAACAGCCCACCACCCAGCCCATCGTCCAACTCGCCCTGGAAGCGGTCGGATTCGGAGCGTAA
- a CDS encoding sigma-70 family RNA polymerase sigma factor: MEADELLVRVAGGDQKAFEELYGLVSGPVYGLVRRVVRDPAQSEEVAQEVLLELWRSAARFDPGRGTALSWVLTLAHRRAVDRVRSARAAGEREQREARRGPGPAFDQVAEEVEAGLEREWVRRCLDRLTALQRQSVTLAYYDGYTYREVAERLSLPLGTVKTRMRDGLTRLRDCLGGAA; the protein is encoded by the coding sequence TTGGAGGCGGACGAGCTGCTGGTGCGGGTGGCCGGGGGCGACCAGAAGGCGTTCGAGGAGCTGTACGGGCTGGTCTCCGGGCCGGTGTACGGGCTGGTGCGGCGCGTGGTGCGCGATCCCGCCCAGTCCGAGGAGGTGGCGCAGGAGGTGCTGCTCGAACTCTGGCGCTCCGCCGCCCGGTTCGACCCCGGCCGGGGCACCGCGCTGTCCTGGGTCCTCACCCTCGCCCACCGCCGCGCCGTCGACCGGGTGCGCAGCGCCCGCGCGGCCGGCGAACGCGAGCAGCGCGAGGCCCGGCGCGGTCCCGGCCCCGCCTTCGACCAGGTCGCCGAGGAGGTCGAGGCCGGCCTCGAACGCGAATGGGTGCGCCGCTGCCTGGACCGGCTCACCGCGCTCCAGAGACAGTCGGTCACCCTCGCCTACTACGACGGCTACACCTACCGCGAAGTGGCCGAGCGGCTGTCGCTGCCGCTGGGCACGGTCAAGACCCGTATGCGCGACGGCCTGACCCGCCTGCGCGACTGCCTGGGAGGCGCGGCATGA
- a CDS encoding DUF4331 domain-containing protein: protein MTPNSRTGAGRGGLATLLCGALAAGGLAAAGVTALEPEAASASSHREAPLISGTPQYDNTDLYAFVSPDKPDTTTIIANWIPFEEPAGGPNFFTFAEDAQYDIHIDNNGDAQGELLFRYTFRTHTKNDKTFLYNTGPVTALDDPDLNITQTYDIELLKLKDQRAVSRTKIADDVPVAPSNVGKASMPDYDTLRKQAVHELAGGATTFAGQADDPFFLDLRVFDLLYGGNLSEVGNDTLKGYNVNSLALQVPTDMIAESAEQPVVGIWSTTQRKNAEGHFVQVSRLGNPLVNEVVNPLKDKDTFNASGPWDDAQFLKNVTEPELPKLIEAIYRIPAPDEPRDDLVDVFLKGVEGLNQPPHVTPSEMLRLNTSIEPAAEPKRLGVLDGDNAGFPNGRRLTDDVIDAALQVVEGELVGAKNDLGDAVDANDKEFGAAFPYLANPTEGSRGPLAKGVDGGNDVRNQLGDALRPAGAEGSGDTALIAASAGAGAGGLLLIGAALMWWRRMRGRAY from the coding sequence ATGACACCTAACTCCAGGACCGGTGCGGGGCGCGGCGGTCTCGCGACACTGCTCTGCGGCGCGCTGGCCGCCGGGGGGCTCGCGGCCGCCGGCGTGACCGCGCTGGAACCCGAGGCGGCCTCGGCCTCCTCCCACCGGGAGGCCCCGCTGATCTCGGGCACCCCGCAGTACGACAACACGGACCTGTACGCGTTCGTCAGCCCCGACAAGCCGGACACGACGACGATCATCGCGAACTGGATCCCCTTCGAGGAGCCGGCCGGCGGACCGAACTTCTTCACGTTCGCCGAGGACGCGCAGTACGACATCCACATCGACAACAACGGGGACGCGCAGGGCGAGCTGCTGTTCCGTTACACCTTCCGGACGCACACGAAGAACGACAAGACCTTCCTCTACAACACCGGCCCCGTCACCGCCCTGGACGACCCGGACCTCAACATCACACAGACCTACGACATCGAGCTGCTGAAGCTGAAGGACCAGCGGGCGGTGTCCCGCACGAAGATCGCGGACGACGTCCCGGTGGCGCCGTCGAACGTCGGCAAGGCGTCCATGCCGGACTACGACACGCTGCGCAAGCAGGCGGTGCACGAACTGGCGGGCGGGGCCACGACGTTCGCCGGTCAGGCCGACGACCCGTTCTTCCTGGACCTGCGGGTCTTCGACCTGCTGTACGGCGGCAACCTCTCCGAGGTCGGCAACGACACCCTCAAGGGCTACAACGTCAACTCGCTCGCCCTCCAGGTCCCGACAGACATGATCGCCGAGTCGGCGGAGCAGCCGGTCGTCGGCATCTGGTCGACGACGCAGCGCAAGAACGCCGAGGGGCACTTCGTGCAGGTCTCCCGGCTGGGCAACCCGCTGGTGAACGAGGTGGTCAACCCGCTGAAGGACAAGGACACCTTCAACGCGTCGGGGCCGTGGGACGACGCGCAGTTCCTGAAGAACGTCACCGAGCCGGAGCTGCCGAAGCTCATCGAGGCGATCTACAGGATCCCCGCCCCGGACGAGCCCCGCGACGACCTCGTCGACGTGTTCCTGAAGGGCGTCGAGGGGCTCAACCAGCCGCCGCACGTGACGCCCTCGGAGATGCTGCGGCTCAACACGTCGATCGAGCCGGCCGCCGAGCCCAAGCGGCTGGGCGTCCTGGACGGCGACAACGCCGGCTTCCCCAACGGACGCCGGCTGACGGACGACGTGATCGACGCCGCCCTCCAGGTCGTCGAGGGCGAACTGGTCGGGGCGAAGAACGACCTGGGTGACGCGGTCGACGCCAACGACAAGGAGTTCGGGGCGGCGTTCCCGTACCTGGCGAACCCGACGGAGGGGTCACGGGGGCCGCTGGCCAAGGGCGTGGACGGCGGCAACGACGTGCGCAACCAGCTCGGTGACGCGCTGCGCCCGGCGGGCGCGGAGGGCTCCGGCGACACGGCCCTGATCGCCGCGTCCGCGGGTGCGGGCGCCGGCGGGCTGCTGCTGATCGGCGCGGCGCTGATGTGGTGGCGCCGGATGCGCGGCCGCGCGTACTGA
- a CDS encoding tetratricopeptide repeat protein, with protein sequence MPPRTNDSAPDGGGHPVPPAPGAETTRPVRAEHARDTGRGDEVPGAAAPGRPATGRRARGLRLLSCAALLAVAASAGAVAVGGGRDGAGAGAADAAPAAVAGVLAGGDLGAGIRSLQAHLRAQPKDAAGWATLGTAYVEQARTQGDPSRYPQAERALRRSLALDPGNDQALAGQAALAAARHDFTGALAYADRALERNPYSERALCSRVDALVELGRYEEAEAAATTADRRRPGVPAFTRYAYVRELRGDVRTAREVLRRALRSAASPADVAYVATALGQLAWNQGDHGAALEHYARALAADDGYLPALEGRARAQAASGDRAGAVAALERIVARSPLPGPLVALGELYEDRDGDGDRARARDQYALVDAWTALARAGGVDAGLDTALAAADHGDAGAALRAARAEWDRRHSVHTADALAWALHVNGRDEEALPYARRATATGYRNAAFLYHRGVIEKAAGRDGAARDSLTAALELNPGFSPSGARAARAALKELGAAR encoded by the coding sequence ATGCCTCCGCGTACGAACGACAGCGCCCCCGACGGCGGGGGGCACCCGGTGCCGCCCGCACCGGGAGCGGAGACCACCCGTCCCGTCCGTGCGGAACACGCGCGGGACACCGGCCGCGGCGACGAGGTGCCGGGGGCGGCCGCCCCCGGGCGGCCCGCCACGGGCCGGCGGGCGCGGGGGCTGCGTCTCCTCTCGTGTGCCGCCCTGCTGGCCGTCGCGGCGAGCGCCGGGGCCGTCGCCGTGGGCGGCGGCCGGGACGGCGCGGGGGCCGGGGCGGCCGACGCCGCGCCGGCCGCCGTGGCAGGCGTGCTCGCCGGGGGTGATCTCGGCGCCGGGATACGGTCGTTGCAGGCCCATCTGCGGGCACAGCCGAAGGACGCCGCCGGCTGGGCCACCCTCGGGACCGCCTACGTCGAGCAGGCGCGCACCCAGGGTGATCCCTCACGCTATCCGCAGGCCGAGCGGGCGCTCCGGCGCTCCCTCGCCCTGGACCCGGGGAACGACCAGGCCCTCGCCGGGCAGGCCGCCCTCGCCGCCGCACGGCACGACTTCACCGGCGCCCTGGCGTACGCCGACCGCGCGCTGGAGCGGAACCCGTACAGCGAACGCGCCCTGTGCTCCCGGGTCGACGCGCTGGTCGAGCTCGGCCGGTACGAGGAGGCCGAGGCCGCCGCCACCACCGCCGACCGCAGGCGGCCCGGTGTGCCCGCGTTCACGCGGTACGCGTACGTACGGGAGCTGCGCGGCGACGTGCGCACCGCGCGGGAGGTGCTGCGACGGGCCCTCCGCAGCGCCGCCTCGCCCGCGGACGTGGCGTACGTGGCGACCGCGCTGGGACAGCTGGCCTGGAACCAGGGCGATCACGGGGCGGCCCTCGAGCACTATGCGCGGGCGCTCGCGGCCGACGACGGCTACCTGCCCGCCCTGGAGGGCCGGGCCCGCGCGCAGGCCGCGAGCGGGGACCGCGCGGGAGCCGTCGCGGCGCTGGAGCGGATCGTCGCCCGGTCCCCGCTGCCCGGGCCGCTGGTCGCCCTCGGCGAGCTGTACGAGGACCGCGACGGCGACGGCGACCGCGCGAGGGCACGCGACCAGTACGCCCTCGTCGACGCCTGGACCGCGCTGGCCCGGGCCGGCGGGGTCGACGCCGGCCTCGACACCGCGCTCGCCGCTGCCGACCACGGCGACGCCGGTGCGGCGCTGCGCGCGGCGCGCGCGGAGTGGGACCGGCGGCACAGCGTGCACACCGCGGACGCCCTCGCCTGGGCGCTGCACGTCAACGGCCGCGACGAGGAGGCGCTTCCGTACGCCCGCCGCGCCACCGCCACCGGCTACCGCAACGCCGCCTTCCTCTACCACCGGGGCGTGATCGAGAAGGCCGCCGGGCGGGACGGCGCCGCCCGCGACTCGCTGACCGCCGCGCTGGAACTGAACCCCGGATTCTCGCCGTCGGGCGCCCGTGCGGCCCGTGCCGCGCTGAAGGAACTGGGGGCGGCACGTTGA
- a CDS encoding nickel transporter, translating into MTLRRSVTAGAAVLTAACALALVPAATAGAHPLGNFTVNRYDGLVAAPGELRVHHVEDLAEIPAAQAGPDVERLGGRAWARERCAAAALDSEVRVGGRAVPLSVRDARARVRPGQAGLDTLRVECRLAAPLPEGESLDVRFDGAGPASGPGWREITARGDRMTLAASDVPESSLSGELTRYPEKLLSSPADTRTAALTVHPGGPAAEEKAESGDAPASAVLPRGADRWTRALDDLVARRDLTAGFAALAVLIAVVLGAAHALAPGHGKTLMAATAAARGGRAGLRDVLPMAASVTVTHTLGVVALGLLVTAGSAAAPSVIAWLGVASGVLVTLAGASLVRRALRDRHPTHRHSHTHTHTQGHDYGRVEHSHGGHTHTHPAAPTLRGTILLGFAGGLVPSPSAVVVLVGAAALGQAWFGLLLVVAYGAGLALTLTAAGYAVVRAGGGLSRLLARRPRWTAAPWAALARRSAPLGSACVVVVLGAGLVFRGAASALG; encoded by the coding sequence TTGACTCTCCGCCGTTCCGTCACCGCCGGCGCCGCCGTCCTGACCGCCGCCTGCGCGCTCGCGCTGGTCCCGGCCGCGACGGCGGGGGCGCACCCGCTGGGCAACTTCACCGTCAACCGCTACGACGGACTCGTGGCCGCACCGGGCGAACTCCGCGTCCACCACGTCGAGGACCTCGCCGAGATCCCGGCCGCACAGGCCGGACCGGACGTCGAAAGGCTGGGCGGGCGGGCGTGGGCCCGGGAGCGCTGCGCCGCCGCCGCGCTGGACAGCGAGGTGCGCGTCGGGGGGCGGGCGGTCCCGCTCTCGGTACGCGACGCCCGTGCGCGGGTACGGCCCGGTCAGGCGGGTCTCGACACCCTGCGCGTGGAGTGCCGGCTGGCCGCTCCGCTTCCGGAGGGCGAGTCGCTGGACGTCCGCTTCGACGGAGCGGGTCCGGCGTCCGGGCCGGGCTGGCGGGAGATCACCGCGCGGGGCGACCGGATGACGCTCGCCGCCTCGGACGTGCCGGAGTCGTCGCTGTCCGGCGAGCTGACGCGGTATCCGGAGAAGCTGCTCTCCTCGCCGGCCGACACCAGGACCGCGGCCCTGACGGTCCATCCGGGCGGACCGGCGGCGGAGGAGAAGGCGGAATCGGGCGACGCGCCCGCTTCCGCCGTGCTGCCGCGCGGCGCCGACCGCTGGACACGCGCCCTCGACGACCTGGTCGCACGGCGCGACCTCACCGCCGGCTTCGCCGCGCTGGCCGTGCTGATCGCCGTCGTGCTCGGCGCGGCGCACGCGCTCGCGCCGGGGCACGGCAAGACCCTGATGGCCGCGACGGCGGCGGCGCGCGGAGGCCGGGCCGGGCTGCGGGACGTCCTGCCCATGGCCGCCTCGGTCACGGTCACCCACACGCTCGGTGTGGTCGCGCTGGGCCTGCTGGTCACGGCGGGGTCGGCCGCCGCGCCCTCGGTGATCGCCTGGCTGGGCGTCGCGAGCGGCGTCCTCGTCACGCTGGCCGGGGCGAGCCTGGTGCGCCGCGCCCTGCGCGACCGTCACCCCACCCACCGGCACTCGCACACGCACACGCACACGCAAGGCCACGACTACGGCCGCGTCGAGCACAGCCACGGCGGCCACACCCACACCCACCCCGCCGCCCCCACCCTGCGCGGCACGATCCTGCTCGGCTTCGCCGGCGGGCTGGTGCCGAGTCCCTCCGCCGTGGTGGTGCTGGTGGGTGCCGCAGCGCTCGGCCAGGCCTGGTTCGGGCTGCTGCTCGTCGTGGCGTACGGCGCCGGACTGGCCCTGACCCTCACGGCGGCCGGGTACGCCGTGGTCCGGGCGGGCGGCGGGCTGAGCCGGCTGCTGGCACGGCGTCCCCGCTGGACGGCGGCTCCGTGGGCGGCGCTGGCGCGCCGGAGTGCGCCCCTGGGATCGGCGTGCGTGGTCGTGGTCCTGGGGGCCGGATTGGTGTTCAGGGGGGCGGCATCCGCACTCGGCTGA
- a CDS encoding serine/threonine-protein kinase, producing the protein MVAGRYRLLSPLGEGGMGTVWRARDEVLQREVAVKEVRAPAGLPASDVERMYARLEREAWAAARITDRNVVTVYDVATEGGRPWIVMELVRGLSLAEVLDAEGPLPPRRAAHIGAEVLAALRAAHAAGVLHRDVKPANVLIANDGRIVLTDFGIATVEGSSALTMTGEVVGSPEFLAPERALGRTPGPESDLWSLGVLLYAAVEGHSPFRQDTPLSTLRAIVDEELPPPRRAGPLAPVVEGLLRKEPAERTAAERALEELRVVGAGGAPRTGTTRPVPYTPTVAALPGPGPGTSSPAPPGPVTEAGTPVTDSRPGRDRRAAAALVAGVVVLMLALAGLTYALLDGDDDGADAKGTGGGVSSPARTGDGGDGDGRTPETADPAASPTGSDDEEEKSAPPPQTVSVTVTGARTEYSGGCPPPAERAPAFTATFTVGRLPAEVSYRWVAEDGSVADPGWRKLSFPEGGGRTEHDTVTVTTYSETGTYRGEIGVEVREPVRETSGTVPFSVTCETETPPGEASPSASASADDH; encoded by the coding sequence GTGGTCGCGGGTCGCTACCGGCTGCTGTCACCGCTGGGCGAGGGCGGTATGGGCACCGTGTGGCGGGCCCGCGACGAGGTGTTGCAGCGCGAGGTCGCCGTCAAGGAGGTGCGCGCCCCGGCCGGGCTGCCGGCGTCCGACGTGGAGCGGATGTACGCCCGGCTGGAGCGGGAGGCGTGGGCGGCGGCCCGGATCACCGACCGCAATGTGGTGACGGTGTACGACGTGGCGACCGAGGGGGGCCGCCCGTGGATCGTCATGGAGCTGGTCCGGGGCCTGTCACTGGCCGAGGTGCTGGACGCCGAGGGCCCCCTGCCGCCGCGCCGTGCCGCGCACATCGGCGCGGAGGTGCTCGCCGCGCTGCGCGCCGCGCACGCGGCGGGGGTGCTGCACCGGGACGTGAAACCGGCGAACGTCCTGATCGCGAACGACGGGCGGATCGTGCTCACCGACTTCGGGATCGCCACGGTCGAGGGCAGCTCCGCGCTGACCATGACCGGGGAGGTCGTCGGATCCCCCGAGTTCCTCGCCCCGGAGCGGGCGCTGGGGCGCACGCCGGGGCCCGAGTCGGACCTGTGGTCGCTCGGTGTGCTGCTGTACGCGGCGGTGGAGGGGCACTCGCCGTTCCGTCAGGACACCCCGCTGAGCACGCTGCGGGCGATCGTCGACGAGGAGCTGCCGCCGCCGCGCCGGGCGGGTCCGCTCGCCCCGGTAGTCGAGGGGCTGTTGCGCAAGGAGCCGGCTGAACGGACGGCGGCGGAACGGGCGCTGGAGGAACTGCGGGTCGTCGGGGCCGGCGGCGCTCCCCGTACGGGCACGACGCGTCCGGTGCCGTACACCCCGACGGTGGCCGCGCTCCCGGGGCCGGGCCCCGGGACGTCCTCCCCCGCTCCCCCGGGCCCGGTGACGGAGGCGGGGACGCCGGTGACGGACAGCCGGCCGGGGCGCGACCGGCGTGCCGCGGCAGCCCTGGTGGCGGGCGTGGTCGTGCTGATGCTGGCGCTCGCCGGGCTGACGTACGCGCTGCTGGACGGCGACGACGACGGCGCCGACGCCAAGGGCACCGGCGGTGGGGTGAGTTCGCCCGCGCGGACCGGCGACGGCGGGGACGGCGACGGCCGGACGCCGGAGACGGCCGATCCGGCGGCGTCGCCCACCGGCAGCGACGACGAGGAGGAGAAGTCCGCTCCGCCGCCGCAGACGGTGTCGGTGACGGTGACCGGCGCGCGCACGGAGTACTCCGGCGGCTGTCCGCCGCCCGCTGAGCGGGCGCCCGCGTTCACGGCGACGTTCACGGTGGGGCGGCTGCCGGCCGAGGTCTCGTACCGGTGGGTGGCCGAGGACGGCTCGGTGGCCGATCCCGGCTGGCGGAAGCTGTCGTTTCCCGAGGGAGGCGGCCGTACGGAGCACGACACGGTGACCGTGACGACGTACTCGGAGACCGGGACGTACCGCGGCGAGATCGGTGTGGAGGTCAGGGAGCCGGTGCGGGAGACCTCCGGGACGGTGCCGTTCTCGGTGACGTGCGAGACGGAGACCCCGCCGGGCGAGGCCTCCCCCTCCGCGTCCGCTTCCGCGGACGACCACTGA
- a CDS encoding SGNH/GDSL hydrolase family protein — protein sequence MRHPRPLLLLGSLLLAVVTALTGAATAQSAEQAASGGYVALGDSYSSGVGAGSYIDSSGDCKRSTNAYPYLWAAANSPSSFSFTACSGARTGDVLAGQLGPLNSGTSLVSVSVGGNDAGFADVMTTCVLQSDSTCISRINTARAYIDSTLPGQLDNVYTSIRGKAPNAHVAVLGYPRFYKLGTFCVGLSETKRKAINDASDHLNNVIGQRARAHGFTFGDVRSTFTGHELCSGSSWLHSVDWTNIGNSYHPKAAGQSGGYLPVFNAAA from the coding sequence ATGAGACATCCCCGCCCATTGCTTCTTCTGGGCTCACTCCTCCTCGCCGTCGTCACCGCCCTCACCGGGGCCGCGACGGCGCAGTCCGCCGAACAGGCCGCGAGCGGCGGCTATGTGGCGCTCGGCGACTCCTATTCCTCCGGCGTGGGGGCAGGCTCGTACATCGACTCCAGCGGCGACTGCAAGCGCAGCACGAACGCCTATCCCTACCTCTGGGCAGCCGCCAACTCCCCTTCGTCCTTCTCCTTCACCGCCTGCTCCGGCGCCCGAACGGGTGATGTTCTCGCCGGACAGCTCGGTCCTCTGAACAGCGGCACGAGCCTCGTCTCCGTCAGCGTCGGGGGCAACGACGCCGGCTTCGCCGACGTCATGACCACCTGTGTGCTCCAGTCCGACAGCACCTGCATCTCGCGCATCAACACCGCGCGGGCGTACATCGACTCCACGCTGCCCGGCCAGCTCGACAACGTCTACACGTCGATCCGCGGCAAGGCCCCCAACGCCCATGTGGCCGTGCTCGGATACCCCCGCTTCTACAAGCTCGGCACGTTCTGCGTCGGTCTCTCGGAGACCAAGCGGAAGGCGATCAACGACGCGTCCGACCACCTCAACAACGTGATCGGACAGCGTGCTCGCGCCCACGGCTTCACCTTCGGTGACGTCCGCTCCACGTTCACCGGCCACGAGCTCTGCTCCGGCAGCTCCTGGCTGCACAGCGTGGACTGGACCAACATCGGCAACTCGTACCACCCGAAGGCCGCGGGGCAGTCCGGCGGCTATCTCCCGGTGTTCAACGCCGCGGCCTGA
- a CDS encoding glycosyltransferase family 2 protein: protein MSSVLQPATEDQDPPAARTYRPVSTHLAIAPPVSVVIPAMNEAENLPYVFKTLPDWVHEVVLVDGNSTDDTVGVARELWPGVKVVGQRGKGKGDALRSGFEACTGDIIVMVDADGSADGNEIVSYVSALVSGADFAKGSRFANGGGTDDMTFIRMLGNRVLCAVVNRKFGARYTDLCYGYNAFWRHCLDRIDLDCTGFEVETLMNIRVVKAGFKVQEIPSHEYLRIHGTSNLRAVRDGLRVLRVILGERSNRRALRRRPRPSPLLGAVRGKVS, encoded by the coding sequence ATGAGTTCCGTTCTGCAGCCGGCGACCGAGGACCAGGATCCGCCGGCCGCCCGCACGTACCGGCCCGTCTCCACCCACCTGGCCATCGCGCCACCGGTGAGCGTGGTGATACCGGCCATGAACGAGGCGGAGAACCTGCCGTACGTCTTCAAGACGCTTCCCGACTGGGTCCACGAGGTGGTCCTGGTCGACGGCAACTCCACCGACGACACCGTCGGGGTGGCACGCGAACTGTGGCCCGGCGTCAAGGTCGTCGGGCAGCGCGGCAAGGGCAAGGGGGACGCGCTGCGCTCCGGCTTCGAGGCCTGCACCGGCGACATCATCGTGATGGTCGACGCGGACGGCTCGGCGGACGGCAACGAGATCGTCAGCTACGTCTCCGCGCTGGTCTCCGGCGCGGACTTCGCCAAGGGGTCCCGGTTCGCCAACGGCGGCGGCACCGACGACATGACGTTCATCCGCATGCTGGGCAACCGGGTGCTGTGCGCCGTCGTCAACCGCAAGTTCGGCGCGCGGTACACCGACCTCTGCTACGGCTACAACGCCTTCTGGCGGCACTGCCTGGACAGGATCGACCTCGACTGCACCGGCTTCGAGGTCGAGACCCTGATGAACATCCGGGTCGTCAAGGCCGGGTTCAAGGTGCAGGAGATACCCAGCCACGAGTACTTGCGCATCCACGGCACGAGCAATCTGCGGGCCGTGCGCGACGGGCTGCGCGTGCTGAGAGTGATCCTCGGGGAGCGCTCCAACCGGCGTGCGCTGCGCCGCCGCCCGCGCCCCTCGCCGCTGCTCGGCGCGGTCCGGGGGAAGGTGTCTTGA